Part of the Haliotis asinina isolate JCU_RB_2024 chromosome 8, JCU_Hal_asi_v2, whole genome shotgun sequence genome is shown below.
GTTAAGAATTCACAATGTTATTGTATCCATCCTGTCAGCCAGTAAGGGTTTTTACAAGACAACTGGCCAGTTAGTTAGCTAGAATCTTTAATGAATGACAGTATAGGTGCTTTCAGATGTGTATGTTACATAGGAAGTGTGTATTGCATGATTAGTGAGACATTACCATGGTTTGTTTCTAACAGGAAATGTTCCTTTTGTTGTTGTACTATATTTGATGTAATAAGGACTCGGAATGTTTAGAAAATTAACAAAGATGCACttaaaaacacatgaaacatgttaaaagttgttGCCAAAGATTGCTTCATGGTGAAAAACTTCACTGAAATGTCAGttaattttaaacattttgaagacaAATTGAAAAACCCTTTCTACACTGATGCTTTCTGTAGAAAAGTTGTTATACACACAAAATAATGTGTAAATTTGGGGACACTTGTGTAATGAATACTTACAGATCAGTTTAGGAGCTGTAAGTTATCTAGATGAACTTAATGTAGAAGGGTGTTTAATACTGCTAGTACAGTAAGCCTGTGGTGGCCAGGTTTTAAATATGCTAATTACCTGTTATTCCTTGTGACAGGTGAATGTTACCTGTGACAGCACAAGTGATGATGCCACAGAGGTGAAAGAAATCATGAGGAAAGTTGGCACCACGGTTATTCAGGGAAAGATATCagaatatataaataaactGCGAGAAGGTAATTAATCATGTATTACACTACTTCAACACATGTGTCCTTAAATAATAATGTAGCTCTAATCCTATTTATTCCAAGGTCTTCACTCAAGTAATTTGTATCAGTTTGCTGCCATGTTGTTGGGCTTGAATTTGATTACTTATATGGTATGTAAATAAATCATGGAATTATCCCTCCCTATCAGCAATAATTTGTATTGGTGGTAAAATAATGTTCTTAAGCTTCCAGTTATAAATCACTGTTTGAGAAGATTGATAATGCTGTTCTTCGTATGTTAGTGGACATAATATGGGAAATGTTCACTCACCCATGCATCAGTGATGTGATTTTTATTTGTTGGACAAGTCACCACTACCTTGATTGTTCTATTTGTAGAATATGGACAAGGCATAATTTTACCAACAAAAGACTGTGCCAAAGCCCCAGCTCCAAAGGTAGCTTGCAAAGAGGTAAGTAGAGATTGTTCTTGATGAAATAATTATCAGTAATAATCAACTTGGGTGATATTGTTCATTGTGCAATTAGACCTGTAAAGGTCAGGCTAAattactgatcttcagtaacccatgcttgtcataagaggcaactaaatggATCGGATGttcatgctcactgacttggttgactgatgtcatcatttcccagtggcacagatcaatgcttatgctgttgatcactggattttcaggCCCAGGCAGACGTGGTTATCTACAGACTGTCATATGGCTGGAGTTTCGCTGCGTGTGACTAAAACTTATCGCAATCACTCATTGTGCAAATATGCCACATGTACTAATTAGAATATGGTTGAGTGTTGTTAGACAAATGAAGGTTTGTTAGCAGGTGCCAAAGCTGGTACTCAGGTATACCCAGTCCCACTAAACAGAATTGTGATACACAGCTTGTAACTTATGGTGTGGGAATTTGAAGGGTAATAGCATTGGACTTCTTGTGAAACTGGGTCCTGGGAGATTTTTGGTTGTCTCCACCAGGCTATGTTAGGTGCATGCATGGTTCAGGTAAAACGTTCATTGGGAATTTTGACTTCAGTATATCCAACTCAGATGTCTCACAGTATGAATTAGACATTGATGTATTATAATACTAAAGATGTATGTCTTGCCAACAGTTACAGGCTACCATTTGCCACTTTTATGTCTGTTTATGGGACATTGTATGGGGAAGGTTATTTGAGCTGGTGGTGCACCAAGTGGCATCACTCCAGTTTCTTACCACACCACTCATATCACAATCTCTCATTATTTATCCACTGAAAAGTAATATCATACCAGTATAGCATGGAAAATGGATCTGGTTATCATAGACCTGTGACCATCTCATGGGCTCAAACTTACATGAAGGTGGTAAAATGGGGCCTGTGCCTTGAATATCTGTCATAACATGACCATCATTATTACATGTCTGTGTTTTcattattgtaaaccaaaagtcactgtgttctgtagtctgattggttgaaaaacatgattaaatggtatttgattcccggaaaTTGCAAGACTGTTGACTGTGTATTGACATGTAGAAACAtcacaaacaattgttttgttgtgtcataaACAGtcgtgacgtcattcaaatcatattgtgacgtaaagttagaatgacgtcacaaataagcAACTCCAGATACTGCCATGGGAATCAGCTGAAACGGCAATCcaatgacacttcactgctgtactcgtactcaatgtaaatgagtgcagacagtaaaaccctttggtttacgtttttgtttacaatgtcaataaacatttgaagcacaggaacaTTTCATTTCCGTCTGACTCTGTCAGTTCCAAATGTACTCTTgagcttcaaatactcaataacacccagaaagtggccaacacatgatgtttatctcctaagtaacTTCTTATTGCAGAACAAAGCAAAGGAGGAAATGAATAAAGTGGTGAAGAACTGCAGCCAGCAGATGGAGGCACTTGGTGTGCGAATCCATACCAAGAAGCTGACGGCAAGGGAAGAGTTCAAATGTCGGGCTGCTGACCTATACCGCGCTCTCACTGACAAAGGGGTAGGTATTTTCTAACGTACATACCATGCCCTCACTGAACATGTAGAAGTACAGTTTAATCTGGCCTGGACTTACTCTGTTTAAGATACAATTACCCCTTTTCTTCAATTCTAGATGGTTGAAGCATTTACTGGCGGACCTGCTACAATAGAAGCTGCAAAAGGAGAGAGGTTCTCATTGATGGGTGGCCATGTCACAGGGCAATTTGTGGAGCTGGTAAGTGACAGAAAACTCTGTTCATGTATGTATCTTCCAAAAGTGCCTTCCACAGATTTTGTTTGAGCAAGAGAAAGCATTTCTTTGTCCCTATTGCTTTGCTGACCATTGTGTTACAATTGTTACGGTCAaattacatgatacatgatactgttCTTGGTAGCTGAAattttttaattcatttcactttttctttcatttcagactcCTCAGTAATTGTTTAAACCTCTTTGGCAATAATTTCTTATTGTCTTCTGTTGCTTTATCTGGTATCAAGAAACATTCAGATGACATTTTCTGTATATGTTTTGAAGAAAAGAAATGTGAAGTATCACGTCATGCCAAACTACCCACTGTAAATTTAGGTAGTTATTGGTAGAGAAAGGTAAATCTTACCTGAGAGGCAATGAAAATGTATATGAGGTAATCTCACAACAGCTTTATCCTGTCCATTAGGACATTGTCACAGCACTGAAAGATGTTCTGATGCTAAGAGTGATTCATCCATATGTGTCTTTAACATTTGTGGattgtggggtagccaagtggtttaaagcatttgcttttcACACCTAAGATTcaagttcaattccctacatgagtacaatgagtgaagcccgtttctggtgtctcccactgtgatattgctcggatattgctagaagcggcttAAAAAAACCTCACTTTTTCACTTTAATATTTCTGTAGGTGCCTGAGAAGAAGATTGTCCAGAAATGGAGGATAAAATCCTGGCCAGCTGACCATTACTCTGATGTGACTATAGAACTGGAAGAGCAGGATGCATCAACTGTGCTTAGGTTAACCCAGCAGGGTGTCCCTGACTCTGAGTACGACAGTACGTTACAGGGCTGGACAACCCATTACTGGCAACGCATGAATCAGGTGTTTGGATTCTCAGCTCAGCTATTTTGATGCAGGAGAACATAGAAAACGTTTTTAACAATGAATTTCAAGGAGATGGGATAACATAGCACACATCTGAATGTGACTGTGTGCCGTCAGCATTCCCTCTaggggtcaaggtcaacagATCAAACCAGGGCCTCATTAAGGAAATTCACACATAAGTGTGTGATTGATACAAAGGAAAGAAGGatggttgaagtattgtatgGATGAAGATATTCCTGTTGGATGTTCTGCATGAGATTCATCTCAAAATGTGTTGGGGAACACCTGCATTTATTACAGCATGGCAAACtgtgaaactattaaggatatTTTTTGTTTCAACCTTGTGTCACTCCAAAACAGCTGAGAAACCACATGCTAACCACATGCATTGTCTGTATTTGAATGAGCGCATATTGTATAAATTATTAAATACTGCATCCAGAGTTTCTGCTTGTGAGAATGACACATGCTAGTATTGTGATATGAACTGTTTAGCTATATGTATATTGAGTATTCATTCAAACAAGTGGTAGAAGACCAAATATCCAGAAACTTGATGTTGGATGTCAGTAGGGCATCGGGAAGAACACATTTACAAATTGGTACTTAGTGTATACTTTATGTACCCTTTTGTTGATCGTGGGTACATTTTTTAAGACAGTGTTGGAAATAAAAAGGGAATTTTTGTTCCTTGTAAATCACTGTTTTAGGATGAACCCAAACTTTAGAAGGGAACATCATGAAATGAGAAGTCTGAACCATATACATGTTATTAACTGTTCTAGACTGACTTTGCCATGACTTGTTAACAACAGCTTTGTGTTAAGGCAACCCAAAATAACTGATTTCAAGAGTCTATTAGGTAGCATGAATTTTCAGAGACCTACAGTGTTAAGTTAGCGCTATAAATTGTCGTTGCATACCTGAGGAGAACTTGGCAAGACAATAGAGTGATATATCTCGAGGTTTATAAATGGTCACTACATATGTCAGGAGGcaatatctttttttttttttttcccttGCATCCATTCTACTTGAGTGTACAGGATGCACATAATTTCCTGTCAGTGTTAACGTCCTGTAGGTGTTTTGTGAGCTGATTCAGCTATGTCATCTAGGTCAGCTCCGATGACCAAACTACATgtgcagtggaagctgtcttatTCGGACCCTAAGTAACTTGGTTTTCTATATAATTTGGAGCGAATTGTTGGTCCCGGCAGAAGTTAActaagttatcattacatatagGCTAACTAATTCGGACTTCATGTACCTTGAATTTCGGACTGAAATCTCAGCCCTTCAAGgtaatttactatgaaaacatcgCTAATTAACTCAGACTAGCTGGACTGTCTGAGGTGGAAGTGCTTTGTAGTTAGCCAATTACCAACTTCAAAGTTATtatcaggtgtgatgataaccaaTCAGCAAAAAGAATTAACAAAGcagttcagcaagctgacacgactcactcactgtcatttTGATGGGATGCGATTTTGTTATTAAAAGACAATACTCCAGTAATttctcatcagtgacaaaatggcTTAACCAATGATacgttgtatttgttgatttctgtggaGAAAATTGAATCACGTTACACCATGGTAGTTGTGTCTTTCATCACAAAAGTACCATGCATGTGTATCTCCTggtcaagggagctaactcttgacTCTCACCAATCCAATTCAGACTCCTTGTAATTCAAGCAGAAAAATCGGTCTGAGTCgagtccgaattagacagcttccactgtatgttcCTTCTGGTTCAGATATATTGTGCGTGCATGTTGTGTATGGAGACACAGTGTCGTGTTGTCCTCtgtgaatatgaatgaatgaattgatTCAAAGAAGAGTATAAGTAACGTTCCTGGCTATGTGGAAacataaaatttaaaatttgcaGACAACTTTTAACATGACAAGGGGATTGAAAATATCAGATATGA
Proteins encoded:
- the LOC137293425 gene encoding activator of 90 kDa heat shock protein ATPase homolog 1-like; this encodes MAKWGEGDPRWIVEERPDATNVNNWHWVEKNATSWSQDKLKELLNGLEVENEKGRCVVNELTKVEGEATANNRKGKLIFFYEFEVTGKWSGSLKDSKKNYKGTFSIPNLSEENEAHEIDVNVTCDSTSDDATEVKEIMRKVGTTVIQGKISEYINKLREEYGQGIILPTKDCAKAPAPKVACKENKAKEEMNKVVKNCSQQMEALGVRIHTKKLTAREEFKCRAADLYRALTDKGMVEAFTGGPATIEAAKGERFSLMGGHVTGQFVELVPEKKIVQKWRIKSWPADHYSDVTIELEEQDASTVLRLTQQGVPDSEYDSTLQGWTTHYWQRMNQVFGFSAQLF